In the Streptomyces sp. BHT-5-2 genome, one interval contains:
- a CDS encoding LacI family DNA-binding transcriptional regulator, whose protein sequence is MTETARGTSHRYGTRPTMKDVAARAGVGLKTVSRVVNGEPGVTPDTERRVQEAITALGFRRNDSARVLRKGRTASIGLVLEDLADPFYGPLSRAVEEVARSHGALLINGSSAEDPAREQELALALCARRVDGLVVIPAGDDHRYLEPEIAAGVATVFVDRPAGRIDADVVLSDNFGGARAAVAHLIAHGHRRIGFIGDQPGIHTAKERLRGYRTAMAEAGLPVADAWVSPGSTAPDRVRAAAAAMLTAPEPVTALFAGNNRVTVTTVRVLRDHPRPVALVGFDDFELADLVRPAITVVAQDAARLGRTAATLLFRRLDGTDEPPQRLEIPTRLIARGSGEIRPTG, encoded by the coding sequence GTGACCGAGACCGCCCGCGGCACCTCCCATCGCTACGGCACCCGCCCCACGATGAAGGACGTCGCGGCGCGGGCCGGCGTCGGTCTGAAGACCGTCTCCCGGGTGGTCAACGGCGAACCGGGCGTCACCCCGGACACCGAACGCCGGGTCCAGGAGGCCATCACCGCGCTCGGCTTCCGTCGCAACGACTCCGCCCGGGTCCTGCGCAAGGGCCGGACGGCCAGCATCGGCCTGGTCCTCGAAGACCTCGCCGACCCCTTCTACGGCCCGCTCAGCCGCGCCGTGGAGGAGGTCGCGCGCAGCCACGGCGCCCTGCTGATCAACGGCTCCAGCGCCGAGGACCCGGCCCGCGAACAGGAGTTGGCGCTGGCGCTGTGCGCCCGCCGGGTGGACGGGCTGGTCGTCATCCCGGCCGGCGACGACCACCGCTATCTGGAGCCCGAGATAGCCGCCGGTGTCGCGACCGTCTTCGTCGACCGCCCGGCCGGCCGGATCGACGCCGACGTGGTCCTCTCCGACAACTTCGGCGGCGCCCGGGCCGCGGTCGCCCACCTCATCGCACACGGCCACCGCCGGATCGGCTTCATCGGCGACCAGCCGGGCATCCACACCGCCAAGGAGCGGCTGCGCGGCTACCGCACCGCGATGGCCGAGGCCGGTCTGCCGGTCGCCGACGCCTGGGTCTCCCCCGGTTCCACCGCCCCCGACCGGGTCCGCGCCGCGGCCGCGGCCATGCTGACCGCCCCCGAGCCGGTCACCGCCCTCTTCGCCGGCAACAACCGCGTCACCGTCACCACCGTCCGGGTCCTGCGCGACCACCCGCGCCCGGTCGCCCTGGTCGGTTTCGACGACTTCGAACTGGCCGACCTCGTCCGCCCCGCCATCACGGTCGTCGCCCAGGACGCCGCCCGCCTCGGCCGCACCGCCGCCACCCTCCTCTTCCGCCGCCTCGACGGCACCGACGAACCGCCCCAGCGGCTGGAGATCCCGACGCGCCTGATCGCGCGCGGGTCCGGCGAGATCCGGCCCACCGGGTGA
- a CDS encoding DUF6986 family protein translates to MGQQETVATSLADTVREGIGAALAEVDADLARRYPGDPGTRQPVHTVYVPGDTFTAGTIRSWGDQALAMLDEHAPDAGALAAVLGLPDDLAGPVYERVRAKLEREPVEDLRIDFEDGYGPRSDAEEDETAARAAALVAAAHENRTAAPYMGIRMKCMEAAVRDRGIRTLDIFLTGLMEAGGLPDGLVLTLPKVTYAEQVTAMVRLLEAFEKARGLAPGRIGFEIQIETTQAILGADGRATVARMIEAAEGRATSLHYGTFDYSASCGVSAAYQASDHPAADHAKAVMQVAAAGTGVRVSDGSTNVLPVGPTAQVHDAWRLHHGLTRRALARAYYQGWDMHPGHLPTRYAAVYAFYREGLEKAAARLTAYVAKAGGDVMDEPATAKALSGYLLRGLDCGAVDPAEVARLTGLTRAELDGLAGRPAKLG, encoded by the coding sequence ATGGGGCAGCAGGAGACCGTGGCGACGAGCCTCGCGGACACCGTACGCGAGGGCATCGGGGCCGCTCTCGCCGAGGTGGACGCCGACCTGGCGCGGCGCTACCCGGGCGACCCCGGCACCCGCCAGCCGGTCCACACGGTCTACGTCCCCGGCGACACCTTCACCGCCGGCACCATCCGCTCCTGGGGCGACCAGGCGCTCGCCATGCTCGACGAGCACGCCCCCGACGCCGGCGCGCTCGCGGCCGTCCTCGGACTCCCCGACGACCTCGCCGGCCCGGTGTACGAGCGGGTCCGCGCCAAGCTGGAGCGCGAGCCCGTCGAGGACCTGCGGATCGACTTCGAGGACGGCTACGGCCCGCGCTCCGACGCCGAGGAGGACGAGACCGCCGCCCGCGCCGCCGCCCTGGTCGCCGCCGCCCACGAGAACCGCACCGCCGCCCCCTACATGGGCATCCGCATGAAGTGCATGGAGGCCGCCGTCCGCGACCGCGGCATCCGCACCCTGGACATCTTCCTCACCGGCCTCATGGAGGCCGGCGGCCTGCCCGACGGCCTGGTCCTCACCCTCCCCAAGGTCACCTACGCCGAGCAGGTCACCGCCATGGTCCGGCTGCTGGAGGCGTTCGAGAAGGCCCGCGGCCTGGCGCCCGGCCGGATCGGCTTCGAGATCCAGATCGAGACCACCCAGGCCATCCTGGGCGCCGACGGCCGCGCCACCGTCGCCCGCATGATCGAGGCCGCCGAGGGCCGCGCCACCTCCCTCCACTACGGCACCTTCGACTACAGCGCCTCCTGCGGCGTCAGCGCCGCCTACCAGGCCAGCGACCACCCCGCCGCCGACCACGCCAAGGCCGTCATGCAGGTCGCCGCCGCCGGCACCGGCGTCCGGGTCTCCGACGGCTCCACCAACGTCCTGCCGGTCGGCCCCACCGCCCAGGTCCACGACGCCTGGCGGCTGCACCACGGCCTCACCCGCCGCGCCCTGGCCCGCGCCTACTACCAGGGCTGGGACATGCACCCGGGCCACCTCCCGACCCGCTACGCCGCCGTCTACGCCTTCTACCGCGAGGGCCTGGAGAAGGCCGCCGCCCGGCTCACCGCCTACGTGGCCAAGGCCGGCGGCGACGTCATGGACGAACCCGCCACCGCCAAGGCCCTCAGCGGCTACCTCCTCCGCGGCCTCGACTGCGGCGCCGTCGACCCCGCGGAGGTCGCCCGCCTTACGGGGCTGACACGGGCGGAACTGGACGGGTTGGCGGGTCGTCCGGCGAAGCTCGGCTGA
- a CDS encoding DinB family protein, producing MTWTAPRIERRDTPAAVSERAMLQGWLDFHRDTLLAKCAGLTAEQLARPATPPSPLTLLGLVRHLAYAERVWFRQRFVGEAVDSLYCTDDAPDADFDDLDPARAEAEHMAFRAEIAACDAAVADRGLDETFTVRSGRTLNLRWIYVHMIEEYARHNGHADLLREALDGATGA from the coding sequence ATGACATGGACCGCACCCCGGATCGAACGCCGGGACACACCCGCCGCCGTGAGCGAGCGCGCGATGCTGCAGGGCTGGCTCGATTTCCACCGTGACACCCTGCTCGCCAAGTGCGCGGGCCTGACCGCCGAGCAGCTCGCCCGGCCCGCCACCCCGCCGTCCCCGCTCACCCTGCTCGGCCTGGTGCGTCATCTGGCCTACGCCGAACGCGTCTGGTTCCGGCAGCGGTTCGTCGGCGAGGCGGTCGACAGCCTCTACTGCACCGACGACGCCCCGGACGCCGACTTCGACGACCTCGACCCGGCCCGGGCCGAGGCGGAACACATGGCCTTCCGCGCCGAGATCGCGGCCTGCGACGCGGCGGTGGCCGACCGCGGCCTCGACGAGACCTTCACCGTCCGCAGCGGCCGCACCCTCAACCTGCGCTGGATCTACGTCCACATGATCGAGGAGTACGCCCGCCACAACGGGCACGCGGATCTGCTCCGCGAGGCCCTGGACGGCGCGACCGGGGCCTGA
- a CDS encoding electron transfer flavoprotein subunit alpha/FixB family protein, protein MAEVLVYVDHVDGAVRKPTLELLTLARRIGEPVAVHLGAGVDTAAPVLAEHGAVKVLTADVPEFAEYLVAPKVDALQAAHEAVSPVAVLLPSSAEGKEIGARLAVRIGSGIITDAVDVEAGDEGPVATQSVFAASYTTKSRITKGTPVITVKPNSAAPEAAPAAGSVEQLAVTVADASKATRIVSRTPRESTGRPELTEAAIVVSGGRGVNGAENFPVIEALADSLGAAVGASRAAVDAGWYPHTNQVGQTGKSVSPQLYIAAGISGAIQHRAGMQTSKTIVAINKDAEAPIFDLVDYGVVGDLFNVVPALTDEVKTRKG, encoded by the coding sequence ATGGCTGAAGTCCTTGTCTACGTCGACCACGTGGACGGCGCCGTCCGCAAGCCCACCCTCGAACTGCTCACCCTCGCCCGCCGCATCGGCGAGCCGGTCGCCGTGCACCTCGGCGCCGGCGTGGACACCGCCGCCCCGGTGCTCGCCGAGCACGGCGCGGTGAAGGTCCTGACCGCCGACGTCCCGGAGTTCGCCGAGTACCTCGTCGCCCCCAAGGTCGACGCGCTGCAGGCCGCCCACGAGGCGGTCTCGCCGGTCGCCGTCCTGCTGCCGTCCTCCGCCGAGGGCAAGGAGATCGGCGCCCGCCTGGCCGTCCGGATCGGCTCCGGCATCATCACCGACGCCGTGGACGTCGAGGCCGGCGACGAGGGCCCGGTGGCCACCCAGTCGGTCTTCGCGGCCTCGTACACCACCAAGTCGCGGATCACCAAGGGCACCCCGGTCATCACCGTCAAGCCCAACTCCGCCGCCCCGGAGGCCGCGCCGGCCGCCGGCTCGGTCGAGCAGCTCGCGGTGACCGTCGCGGACGCCTCCAAGGCCACCAGGATCGTCTCGCGCACCCCGCGCGAGTCGACCGGCCGCCCGGAGCTGACCGAGGCCGCGATCGTGGTCTCCGGCGGCCGCGGCGTCAACGGCGCCGAGAACTTCCCGGTCATCGAGGCCCTCGCCGACTCGCTCGGTGCGGCCGTCGGCGCCTCGCGCGCCGCGGTGGACGCCGGCTGGTACCCGCACACCAACCAGGTCGGCCAGACCGGCAAGTCGGTCTCGCCGCAGCTGTACATCGCGGCCGGCATCTCCGGCGCCATCCAGCACCGTGCCGGCATGCAGACCTCGAAGACCATCGTCGCGATCAACAAGGACGCCGAGGCGCCGATCTTCGACCTGGTCGACTACGGCGTGGTCGGCGACCTCTTCAACGTCGTCCCCGCTCTGACCGACGAGGTCAAGACCCGCAAGGGCTGA
- a CDS encoding electron transfer flavoprotein subunit beta/FixA family protein, with product MSLRIVVCVKYVPDATGDRHFAEDLTVDRDDVDGLLSELDEYAVEQALQIKEANDDDAEITVLTVGPEDATDALRKALSMGADKAVHVEDDDLHGTDALGTSLVLAKAIEKTGYDLVVCGMASTDGTMGVLPALLAERLGVPQATQLSQVAVADGKVTGRRDGDTASEQLEAALPAVVSVTDQSGEARYPSFKGIMAAKKKPLETLDLEDLDIEADEVGLEGAWTKVESATERPARTKGTIVTDEGEGAKQLAEFLAGQKFI from the coding sequence GTGAGCTTGAGGATCGTTGTCTGTGTGAAGTACGTGCCCGACGCCACCGGCGACCGGCACTTCGCCGAGGACCTGACCGTCGACCGGGACGACGTGGACGGCCTCCTCTCGGAGCTCGACGAGTACGCCGTCGAGCAGGCCCTGCAGATCAAGGAAGCCAACGACGACGACGCGGAGATCACGGTCCTGACCGTCGGTCCCGAGGACGCCACCGACGCGCTGCGCAAGGCGCTGTCGATGGGTGCCGACAAGGCCGTCCACGTCGAGGACGACGACCTGCACGGCACCGACGCGCTCGGCACCTCGCTCGTGCTCGCCAAGGCCATCGAGAAGACCGGCTACGACCTGGTGGTCTGCGGTATGGCCTCCACCGACGGCACCATGGGCGTGCTGCCCGCGCTGCTCGCCGAGCGGCTCGGGGTCCCGCAGGCGACCCAGCTCTCCCAGGTCGCCGTCGCCGACGGCAAGGTCACCGGCCGCCGGGACGGCGACACCGCCAGCGAGCAGCTGGAGGCCGCGCTGCCGGCCGTCGTCTCCGTCACCGACCAGTCGGGCGAGGCGCGTTACCCCTCCTTCAAGGGCATCATGGCGGCCAAGAAGAAGCCGCTGGAGACCCTGGACCTGGAGGACCTGGACATCGAGGCCGACGAGGTCGGCCTGGAGGGCGCCTGGACCAAGGTCGAGTCGGCCACCGAGCGCCCGGCCCGCACCAAGGGCACGATCGTCACGGACGAGGGCGAGGGCGCCAAGCAGCTCGCCGAGTTCCTCGCGGGCCAGAAGTTCATCTGA
- a CDS encoding flavin reductase family protein, with product MTVSPELGTARTASPELLRSVFRRHAAGVAVITAAGPGPVGFTATSLTSVAAEPPLLSFGIGTAASSWPVVSEAEHIGVHLLGEHQGELAATFARSGADRFGPATSWRTGPEGVPLLDGVVAWLVCRVVARVPAGDHRIVLAEPVVGDPTGPGRPLLYHQGGFNALRD from the coding sequence ATGACGGTCTCGCCCGAACTCGGCACGGCCCGCACCGCCTCCCCGGAACTCCTGCGCTCCGTCTTCCGCCGGCACGCCGCGGGCGTCGCGGTGATCACCGCGGCCGGTCCCGGACCCGTCGGCTTCACCGCCACCTCGCTCACCTCCGTCGCCGCCGAGCCCCCGCTGCTCTCCTTCGGCATCGGCACCGCTGCCTCCAGTTGGCCGGTGGTCTCCGAGGCCGAGCACATAGGCGTCCACCTCCTCGGCGAACACCAGGGGGAGTTGGCCGCCACCTTCGCCCGCAGCGGCGCCGACCGGTTCGGCCCGGCCACCTCCTGGCGCACCGGCCCCGAGGGCGTGCCCCTGCTGGACGGTGTGGTGGCCTGGCTGGTGTGCCGGGTGGTGGCCCGCGTCCCGGCCGGAGACCACCGGATCGTGCTCGCCGAGCCGGTCGTCGGCGACCCCACCGGACCGGGCCGGCCGCTCCTCTACCACCAGGGCGGTTTCAACGCGTTGCGGGACTGA
- a CDS encoding thioredoxin family protein, whose product MGERDDEARLGAVEIGAELGERATLVQFSSAFCQPCRATRRVLADVAGMVEGVAHVEIDAEDRLELVRRLEILRTPTVLVLDRHGAVVRRAAGQPRKADVIAALGAAVRD is encoded by the coding sequence GTGGGCGAGCGGGACGACGAGGCACGGCTGGGAGCCGTGGAGATCGGCGCGGAGCTGGGCGAGCGGGCCACCCTCGTCCAGTTCTCCAGTGCCTTCTGCCAGCCGTGCCGGGCCACCCGGCGGGTGCTGGCCGACGTCGCGGGGATGGTCGAGGGCGTGGCCCATGTCGAGATCGACGCGGAGGACCGTCTGGAGCTGGTGCGCCGACTGGAGATCCTCCGTACGCCGACGGTCCTGGTGCTCGACAGACACGGTGCGGTCGTCCGCCGCGCCGCGGGGCAGCCGCGCAAGGCCGACGTCATCGCGGCACTGGGGGCGGCGGTCCGTGATTGA
- a CDS encoding 1-acyl-sn-glycerol-3-phosphate acyltransferase — MAEFVYPPVIGAARTLFKTMDLKFDIAGTEHIPQRGGAVLVSNHIGYLDFVFCGLAARPAKRLVRFMAKESVFRHKVSGPLMRAMKHIPVDRTQGMHAYKHALSALRSGEIIGVFPEATISESFTLKNFKSGAARLAQEAGVPLLPMALWGTQRLWTKGHKRQLGRHHFPITIRVGEPVEADPADHAEKITDRLRARVQDLLEAAQRAYPVRPRDAEDTWWIPAHLGGTAPAPGGRA; from the coding sequence ATGGCCGAGTTCGTCTACCCGCCCGTCATCGGCGCCGCCCGCACGCTCTTCAAGACGATGGACCTGAAGTTCGACATCGCCGGCACCGAGCACATCCCGCAGCGCGGCGGAGCGGTACTGGTGAGCAATCACATCGGCTATCTGGACTTCGTCTTCTGCGGGCTGGCGGCGCGCCCGGCCAAGCGCCTGGTGCGCTTCATGGCGAAGGAATCGGTCTTCCGCCACAAGGTCTCCGGGCCGCTGATGCGGGCCATGAAGCACATCCCGGTGGACCGGACGCAGGGCATGCACGCCTACAAGCACGCGCTCTCCGCGCTGCGCTCCGGCGAGATCATCGGGGTCTTCCCCGAGGCGACGATCTCCGAGTCGTTCACCCTGAAGAACTTCAAGTCGGGCGCGGCACGGCTGGCCCAGGAGGCCGGCGTCCCGCTTCTCCCGATGGCACTGTGGGGCACCCAGCGGCTGTGGACCAAGGGTCACAAGCGCCAGCTGGGCCGCCACCACTTCCCGATAACGATCCGGGTGGGCGAGCCCGTGGAGGCCGATCCGGCCGACCACGCCGAGAAGATCACCGACCGCCTGCGGGCCCGCGTCCAGGATCTCCTGGAAGCCGCCCAGCGCGCCTACCCCGTACGCCCCCGGGACGCCGAGGACACCTGGTGGATCCCGGCCCACCTCGGCGGCACGGCCCCGGCCCCCGGCGGCCGCGCGTAG
- a CDS encoding B3/4 domain-containing protein, with the protein MITTLHVADDVRSLAPGFGYLVVEARGLRNGPSDEASSALLEDAARRLAGRLDGRAPQDDPHIAAWRAAYTAFGCKPSRTRNSAEALARRALADGGLPRINRLVDVYNAISVAHLVPVGGEDLDRIQGGMRLVRAKGDEPFATAAGGAEVVEHPETGEVVWCDDAGVTCRRWNWRQGVRTRLTEESVNALFLLERMAPMTFDALRAAGTELAEVLEKLCPGARVEIGEVRGGES; encoded by the coding sequence ATGATCACCACTTTGCACGTCGCGGACGACGTCCGCTCCCTCGCGCCCGGTTTCGGGTATCTCGTCGTGGAGGCGCGCGGGCTGCGCAACGGGCCCAGCGACGAGGCGAGTTCGGCGCTGCTGGAGGACGCCGCCCGGCGGCTCGCCGGGCGGCTGGACGGGCGGGCGCCGCAGGACGACCCGCACATCGCCGCCTGGCGCGCCGCGTACACCGCGTTCGGGTGCAAGCCGTCCCGCACCCGCAACTCCGCCGAGGCGCTCGCCAGGCGGGCGCTCGCCGACGGCGGGCTGCCGCGCATCAACCGCCTGGTCGACGTCTACAACGCGATCAGCGTCGCCCATCTCGTCCCGGTGGGCGGGGAGGACCTGGACCGCATCCAAGGGGGCATGCGGCTGGTCCGGGCCAAGGGGGACGAGCCGTTCGCCACCGCCGCCGGTGGGGCGGAGGTCGTGGAGCACCCCGAGACCGGCGAGGTGGTCTGGTGCGACGACGCGGGCGTGACCTGCCGGCGTTGGAACTGGCGGCAGGGCGTCCGCACCCGGCTCACCGAGGAGTCGGTGAACGCGCTCTTCCTGCTGGAGCGGATGGCGCCGATGACGTTCGATGCGCTGCGGGCCGCCGGCACCGAACTCGCCGAGGTGCTGGAGAAGCTCTGCCCGGGCGCACGGGTGGAGATCGGCGAGGTCCGGGGCGGGGAGTCCTGA
- a CDS encoding low specificity L-threonine aldolase has translation MNRAKTDARQHHDPQIRGFASDNYAGAHPEVLAALALANGGHQVAYGEDDYTEHLQRVFRSHFGQRAQVFPVFNGTGANVVALQAVTDRWGAVIAAESAHINVDECGAPERIGGLKLLTVPTPDGKLTPELIDRQAWGWDDEHRAMPQVVSITQSTELGTVYTPDEIRAICDHAHERDMLVHLDGSRIANAAATLDVPMRAFTNAVGVDILSYGGTKNGAVFGEAVVVLNPDAVRAMKHLRKLSMQLASKMRFVSVQLEALLAKDLWLRNARHANTMAQRLATGVREIPGVEILYPVQSNGVFARLPHEVSERLQKRFRFYFWDEAAGVVRWMCAFDTTEGDVDAFLSAVREEMGR, from the coding sequence GTGAACCGGGCGAAGACCGACGCCCGGCAGCACCACGACCCGCAGATCCGCGGCTTCGCCAGCGACAACTACGCCGGTGCGCACCCCGAGGTGCTCGCCGCGCTCGCCCTCGCCAACGGCGGCCACCAGGTCGCCTACGGCGAGGACGACTACACCGAGCACCTCCAGCGCGTCTTCCGCAGCCACTTCGGACAGCGCGCCCAGGTGTTCCCGGTGTTCAACGGCACCGGCGCCAACGTCGTCGCACTCCAGGCCGTCACCGACCGCTGGGGCGCGGTGATCGCCGCCGAGTCGGCGCACATCAACGTCGACGAGTGCGGGGCCCCGGAGCGGATCGGCGGCCTCAAGCTGCTCACCGTCCCCACCCCGGACGGCAAGCTCACCCCCGAGCTGATCGACCGCCAGGCATGGGGCTGGGACGACGAGCACCGCGCCATGCCGCAGGTCGTCTCGATCACCCAGAGCACGGAGCTCGGCACGGTCTACACACCCGACGAGATCCGCGCCATCTGCGACCACGCCCACGAGCGCGACATGCTCGTCCACCTCGACGGCTCCCGGATAGCCAACGCCGCCGCCACCCTCGACGTCCCCATGCGCGCCTTCACCAACGCCGTGGGCGTCGACATCCTCTCCTATGGCGGCACCAAGAACGGCGCGGTCTTCGGCGAGGCCGTGGTCGTCCTCAACCCCGACGCGGTCCGCGCCATGAAGCATCTGCGCAAGCTCTCCATGCAGCTGGCGTCCAAGATGCGCTTCGTCTCCGTGCAGTTGGAGGCGCTCCTCGCCAAGGACCTGTGGCTGCGCAACGCCCGCCACGCCAACACCATGGCCCAGCGCCTGGCCACCGGCGTCCGCGAGATCCCCGGCGTCGAGATCCTCTACCCCGTCCAGTCCAACGGCGTCTTCGCCCGCCTCCCGCACGAGGTCAGCGAACGCCTCCAGAAGCGGTTCCGCTTCTACTTCTGGGACGAGGCGGCCGGGGTGGTGCGGTGGATGTGCGCCTTCGACACGACGGAGGGGGATGTCGACGCGTTTCTGTCGGCTGTTCGCGAGGAGATGGGCCGCTAG
- a CDS encoding SDR family NAD(P)-dependent oxidoreductase — MGTSTGGQGPLEGAVIAVAGAAGPAGRAALLRLAEAGAVVVGSDSNPERLAEAVDAARYAHGGATVIGETVDLLDLDQTREWAARTEKEFGRVDGVVHLVGGWRGCSTFAETDLSDWETLHKLLIRTVQHTSLAFNDALERSGNGRYVLISAAGASKPTGGNAAYAASKAAAEAWTLAMADGFRKSGGEGGPRAAAAILIVKALVNDQMRAERPNAKFAGFTDVTELAEAIAGVWDRPAQEVNGQRLWLTPKP, encoded by the coding sequence ATGGGTACTTCGACGGGCGGCCAGGGGCCGCTGGAGGGCGCGGTCATCGCGGTGGCCGGAGCGGCCGGACCGGCGGGCCGGGCCGCCCTGCTGCGGCTGGCCGAGGCCGGCGCGGTGGTGGTCGGCTCGGACTCCAACCCCGAGCGACTGGCGGAGGCCGTCGACGCGGCCCGCTACGCCCACGGCGGCGCCACGGTCATCGGCGAGACGGTCGACCTCCTCGACCTCGACCAGACCCGCGAATGGGCGGCCCGTACGGAGAAGGAATTCGGCCGGGTCGACGGCGTGGTCCACCTCGTCGGCGGCTGGCGCGGCTGCTCGACGTTCGCCGAGACCGACCTGTCGGACTGGGAGACCCTGCACAAGCTGCTGATCCGCACCGTCCAGCACACCTCCCTCGCCTTCAACGACGCACTGGAACGCAGCGGCAACGGCCGCTACGTGCTGATCAGCGCGGCCGGTGCCAGCAAGCCCACGGGAGGCAACGCCGCCTACGCCGCGTCCAAGGCGGCCGCCGAGGCGTGGACCCTCGCCATGGCCGACGGCTTCCGCAAGTCGGGGGGCGAGGGCGGCCCGCGCGCCGCGGCTGCCATCCTGATCGTGAAGGCGCTCGTCAACGACCAGATGCGCGCCGAGCGACCGAACGCCAAGTTCGCGGGCTTCACCGACGTCACGGAGCTGGCCGAGGCCATCGCCGGTGTCTGGGACCGGCCCGCCCAGGAAGTGAATGGACAGCGTCTGTGGCTGACCCCCAAGCCGTGA
- a CDS encoding DUF6421 family protein, translated as MTEILSPVGVRSGTLSDESVVAHPAWPALKDAIESIRPWQSKDGSVDLAADGAPTAAAVRQEVEQAITAIRELAPLLPHDAAYHQALVADLRRWAEEGFGVPDFLDSLLAFQPARQRADGLQHLVVFPMYTQNGNPDRNFEAVVLRMVWPDWLAELERTRYDNPLFCGITFEDFTAGYDTNSAVLFPETIAVRQAPERFSWGGIFCDREAARFRRVSEAAVDILGVDLPADIRALLGDQQRCQQAFVLWDMVHDRTHSHGDLPFDPFMIKQRQPFWMYGLEELRCDLTAFKEAVKLEAEGYPQARDVQFAVIFDRMFRFPVTGERVRNYDGLGGQLLFAYLHKHDVVRWTDNTLHIDWERAPRVTNQLCGEIEQLYRDGIDRPKLVHWFAAYDLVSTYLAPHPGSVWAKGPDALDLDRPPRKLVDDVLPDEFPLSMFYEALAKKLRSVIASTKGITAHSETPVAA; from the coding sequence ATGACGGAAATTCTTTCGCCCGTGGGTGTCCGGAGCGGCACCCTGTCGGACGAGTCGGTGGTCGCACACCCCGCCTGGCCCGCGCTGAAGGACGCCATCGAGTCCATCCGCCCGTGGCAGTCCAAGGACGGCTCCGTCGACCTCGCCGCGGACGGCGCACCCACCGCCGCAGCGGTCCGCCAGGAAGTCGAGCAGGCCATCACGGCCATCCGCGAACTCGCCCCGCTCCTCCCGCACGACGCCGCCTACCACCAGGCCCTCGTCGCCGATCTGCGCCGCTGGGCCGAGGAGGGCTTCGGCGTCCCCGACTTCCTCGACTCGCTGCTCGCCTTCCAGCCCGCCCGGCAGCGCGCCGACGGCCTCCAGCACCTCGTCGTCTTCCCCATGTACACCCAGAACGGCAACCCCGACCGCAACTTCGAGGCCGTCGTGCTGCGCATGGTCTGGCCGGACTGGCTCGCCGAGCTGGAGCGCACCCGCTACGACAACCCCCTCTTCTGCGGGATCACCTTCGAGGACTTCACCGCCGGCTACGACACCAACTCCGCCGTCCTCTTCCCCGAGACGATCGCGGTCCGCCAGGCCCCCGAGCGGTTCAGCTGGGGCGGCATCTTCTGCGACCGCGAGGCCGCCCGCTTCCGCCGGGTCAGCGAGGCCGCCGTGGACATCCTCGGCGTCGACCTCCCCGCGGACATCCGCGCGCTCCTCGGCGACCAGCAGCGCTGCCAGCAGGCGTTCGTCCTCTGGGACATGGTCCACGACCGCACCCACAGCCACGGCGACCTGCCGTTCGACCCCTTCATGATCAAGCAGCGCCAGCCGTTCTGGATGTACGGCCTGGAGGAGCTGCGCTGCGACCTCACCGCCTTCAAGGAGGCCGTGAAGCTGGAGGCCGAGGGCTACCCGCAGGCCCGGGACGTGCAGTTCGCGGTGATCTTCGACCGGATGTTCCGCTTCCCGGTCACCGGCGAGCGGGTGCGCAACTACGACGGCCTCGGGGGCCAGCTGCTCTTCGCCTACCTCCACAAGCACGACGTCGTACGCTGGACGGACAACACACTGCACATCGACTGGGAGCGGGCGCCCAGGGTCACCAACCAGCTCTGCGGCGAGATCGAACAGCTCTACCGCGACGGCATCGACCGGCCCAAGCTGGTCCACTGGTTCGCCGCCTACGACCTGGTCTCGACCTACCTCGCCCCGCACCCGGGCTCGGTCTGGGCCAAGGGTCCGGACGCCCTCGACCTGGACCGTCCGCCGCGCAAACTCGTCGACGACGTGCTGCCCGACGAGTTCCCGCTGAGCATGTTCTACGAGGCGCTCGCCAAGAAGCTGCGCTCCGTGATCGCCTCGACCAAGGGCATCACCGCCCACAGCGAAACGCCGGTGGCGGCGTGA